In the genome of Hymenobacter cellulosivorans, one region contains:
- a CDS encoding carboxypeptidase-like regulatory domain-containing protein produces the protein MPKSTIALRIPEPCAQPWAAMTSQGAGRHCAACQKVVIDFTQKTDAEILAMLQAAAAGRTCGRFAASQLGRPLQPLLVAPRAAWWQTAVAATAAVLGLQAVLPPAAQAQHPISQRPSTNQPELALQAVTKTAIPAPTGGKPLLLTGRVVDNESGEALPYVTVLLEGTTHGVSTNAEGAFSLTVFPEDQHRPLLISSIGYVPQTLAQPASQQPMAIRMSADVKGMLSGEVVVTTGYHYSPIYTPQGVWQRLRSIPWRMRNAFQRH, from the coding sequence ATGCCTAAGTCTACTATTGCACTCCGTATCCCCGAGCCCTGCGCCCAGCCTTGGGCCGCCATGACGTCCCAGGGTGCCGGCCGCCACTGCGCCGCCTGCCAGAAAGTAGTTATTGACTTCACCCAGAAAACCGACGCCGAAATCCTGGCGATGCTGCAAGCCGCGGCAGCCGGCCGAACCTGCGGGCGTTTTGCAGCCAGTCAGCTGGGCCGGCCGCTACAGCCACTGCTGGTAGCGCCCCGGGCTGCGTGGTGGCAGACCGCTGTGGCGGCCACGGCGGCAGTACTGGGGTTGCAGGCGGTACTGCCCCCGGCCGCTCAGGCCCAGCACCCCATCAGCCAACGCCCGTCCACCAACCAGCCCGAACTAGCCCTACAGGCGGTTACCAAGACCGCCATACCCGCGCCGACCGGCGGAAAGCCCCTGTTGCTTACGGGCCGGGTCGTAGATAACGAATCGGGAGAAGCATTGCCCTACGTGACAGTGCTGCTCGAAGGAACCACGCACGGTGTTTCTACCAATGCCGAAGGGGCCTTTTCCCTGACGGTCTTTCCGGAGGATCAGCACCGGCCTTTGCTTATTAGCTCTATTGGGTACGTGCCACAAACCCTGGCTCAGCCAGCCAGCCAACAACCTATGGCTATCCGGATGAGCGCCGACGTGAAAGGTATGCTAAGCGGCGAAGTAGTAGTTACCACCGGCTACCACTATTCGCCCATTTACACGCCCCAGGGCGTGTGGCAGCGGCTTCGCAGCATTCCGTGGCGCATGAGAAATGCTTTTCAGCGCCACTAA
- a CDS encoding vWA domain-containing protein: MFISRLWPLGLLAGGLLLPACHQQQSSEVPLEATSTYEMPPAADYAEAPAPLPPPSGESYARLPENPFETVRQAPLSTFAIDVDPASYSNVRRFLTQNRQLPPPEAVRLEELINYFHYDYPQPTRPDEPATLHAEVARCPWNPAHQLVLVGVQGRQTAHAELPPANLVFLLDVSGSMNDEDKLPLLKASLRQLLPRLRAQDYVSIVVYAGAAGLVLPPTSGSRPQEIMAALDNLEAGGSTAGGEGLRLAYQVARMQARPGTNTRIILATDGDFNVGESSDAAMEQLVTEERQSGVFLSVLGFGEGNLQDSKMELLADKGNGNYAYIDNLNEARRVLVQQFGGTLFTLAKDVKIQVEFNPAQVQQYRLLGYENRLLAAEDFNDDTKDAGELGAGQQVTALYEIVPTNARPAVDPLKYQPTGTSDYEAAYTSSAELLTVKLRYQEPQGSASRLLKLPVRGTDTSVEQASNNLRLAASVAEFGLLLRQSEHRGAASYAAALCRAQSVRGRDTDGSQREFAELVRQAAELSNEADQTLPREQWSYR, translated from the coding sequence ATGTTTATATCCCGCTTGTGGCCCCTGGGGCTGCTGGCCGGCGGCTTGCTGCTGCCCGCCTGCCACCAACAACAATCCTCCGAAGTGCCCTTGGAGGCCACGTCCACTTACGAAATGCCACCCGCCGCCGACTACGCCGAAGCTCCGGCTCCGCTACCCCCACCTAGCGGCGAGTCGTACGCCCGGCTCCCGGAAAACCCGTTCGAAACCGTACGGCAAGCCCCGTTGAGCACCTTCGCCATCGACGTAGACCCGGCCTCCTACAGCAACGTGCGGCGTTTCCTAACGCAAAACCGCCAGCTGCCCCCGCCCGAAGCCGTGCGCCTGGAAGAGCTTATCAACTACTTCCACTACGACTACCCCCAGCCCACGCGGCCCGACGAGCCGGCCACGCTGCACGCGGAAGTGGCCCGCTGCCCCTGGAACCCGGCTCACCAGCTGGTCCTGGTGGGCGTGCAGGGCCGCCAAACAGCTCACGCCGAATTGCCCCCGGCCAACCTGGTTTTCCTGCTCGACGTGTCGGGCTCGATGAATGATGAAGACAAACTGCCCCTGCTCAAGGCCAGCCTGCGCCAGCTGCTGCCCCGGCTGCGGGCCCAGGACTATGTATCCATTGTGGTGTATGCCGGCGCGGCGGGTTTGGTGCTGCCACCTACCTCGGGCAGCCGGCCCCAGGAAATTATGGCGGCCCTGGATAATCTGGAAGCGGGTGGCTCTACGGCGGGCGGGGAAGGACTGCGCCTAGCATACCAGGTGGCCCGGATGCAGGCCCGGCCCGGTACCAACACCCGCATTATTCTGGCTACCGACGGCGACTTCAACGTGGGGGAAAGCTCTGACGCGGCTATGGAACAGCTAGTTACCGAGGAGCGGCAGTCGGGCGTGTTTTTGTCGGTACTGGGCTTCGGGGAAGGCAACCTGCAGGATAGCAAGATGGAGCTGCTGGCCGATAAGGGCAACGGCAACTATGCCTACATCGACAACCTCAACGAGGCCCGGCGGGTACTGGTGCAGCAGTTTGGCGGCACGCTCTTTACGTTGGCCAAAGACGTGAAAATACAGGTCGAGTTTAACCCGGCCCAGGTGCAGCAATACCGCCTGCTCGGCTACGAAAACCGCCTGTTGGCCGCCGAAGATTTCAACGACGACACTAAGGACGCCGGGGAACTGGGCGCGGGCCAGCAGGTAACGGCCCTCTACGAAATAGTGCCCACCAACGCTCGCCCCGCCGTCGACCCGCTCAAGTACCAGCCCACCGGCACCTCCGACTACGAGGCCGCCTACACCAGCAGCGCCGAGCTGCTCACCGTGAAGCTGCGCTACCAAGAGCCTCAGGGCAGCGCCAGCCGCCTGCTCAAACTGCCCGTGCGCGGCACCGATACCAGCGTAGAGCAAGCATCCAACAACCTCCGCCTGGCCGCATCCGTGGCCGAGTTTGGCCTCTTGCTGCGGCAGTCAGAGCACCGGGGCGCGGCCAGCTACGCAGCAGCCCTGTGCCGGGCGCAGTCGGTGCGCGGCCGGGATACGGATGGCTCCCAACGGGAATTTGCGGAGCTGGTGCGGCAGGCTGCCGAGCTGAGCAACGAAGCCGACCAGACCTTGCCCCGGGAGCAGTGGAGCTACCGGTAA
- a CDS encoding tetratricopeptide repeat protein codes for MRFSLLLAAALLAAPGLRAQTTAPKSTPDLLARAQQLVQAKQYESAYQLLDQADPKNQQPAVLLAKEKLILDNYLVSIGHRMFGLQNLKPSQTVAQLRGKEGNYSMHPLDLPLELNRLQRKFPTDYTLAKGLGDYYYQVQQCHCGEKDKNDEQLLDLVLRYYNSAHAHGLGDYMSYYAVGYANLVREQAAPSVVPFEKSIALNPQYPTSHYNLAYALMQLKRPAEALPQARLAFDLYTDAELKADAARMLGHLYQQQKQPGEAQKAYQQSLALQPDSYPTLRALLALAVPTHQPEAPKLAAELFRLNPANDEMYEDIMDIYQASNQWKEVEAFFQSQLPTAPKEPIPQGLLHFYLAILNMQLEQPKAARPHFIEAQKHLSKVASPDNPMFTTIKKGLDATK; via the coding sequence ATGCGCTTTTCCTTGTTGCTGGCTGCCGCCCTGCTGGCAGCCCCCGGCCTGCGGGCTCAGACTACGGCCCCAAAGTCGACGCCGGACCTGCTGGCCCGGGCCCAGCAGCTGGTGCAGGCCAAGCAGTACGAGTCGGCCTATCAGCTGCTCGACCAGGCCGACCCCAAAAATCAGCAGCCCGCAGTACTGCTGGCCAAGGAGAAGCTGATCCTCGACAACTATCTGGTCAGCATTGGCCACCGCATGTTTGGCCTCCAAAACCTGAAGCCCAGCCAAACCGTGGCGCAGCTGCGAGGTAAGGAAGGCAACTACAGCATGCACCCCCTCGATTTGCCCCTGGAGCTGAACCGCCTGCAGCGCAAGTTTCCCACCGACTACACCCTGGCTAAGGGGCTGGGCGACTATTATTACCAGGTGCAGCAGTGCCACTGCGGCGAAAAGGACAAAAACGACGAGCAGCTTCTGGACCTGGTGCTGCGCTATTATAACTCCGCCCACGCCCATGGCCTCGGCGACTATATGTCGTATTACGCCGTCGGTTACGCCAACCTGGTGCGGGAGCAGGCTGCCCCAAGCGTGGTCCCATTCGAGAAATCTATTGCCCTGAACCCGCAGTACCCGACCTCGCACTACAACCTGGCCTACGCCCTGATGCAGTTGAAGCGGCCCGCTGAAGCCCTGCCCCAGGCTCGCCTGGCCTTCGACCTGTACACAGATGCGGAGCTCAAGGCCGACGCCGCCCGCATGCTGGGGCACCTGTATCAGCAGCAGAAGCAGCCCGGCGAAGCCCAAAAGGCCTACCAGCAAAGCTTGGCCCTGCAGCCCGACAGCTACCCGACGTTGCGCGCGTTGTTGGCCCTGGCAGTGCCGACTCACCAGCCCGAGGCTCCGAAGCTGGCCGCCGAGCTTTTTCGTCTCAATCCCGCCAACGATGAGATGTACGAGGATATCATGGATATCTACCAGGCTAGCAATCAGTGGAAAGAAGTGGAGGCCTTTTTCCAGAGCCAGCTGCCCACGGCCCCCAAAGAGCCTATTCCCCAGGGACTGCTGCACTTCTATCTGGCTATTCTGAACATGCAGCTGGAACAGCCCAAGGCCGCGCGGCCCCACTTCATTGAGGCCCAGAAGCACCTGTCGAAAGTAGCCTCTCCCGACAATCCTATGTTCACGACCATCAAGAAAGGCCTAGATGCTACAAAGTAA
- a CDS encoding prephenate dehydratase, whose protein sequence is MLSTVAIQGFEGSFHQIAARHYFTPSVLTTPCATFGEVVRQVSSGTAGHGLMAIENSIAGSILPNYNLLRQAGLRVTGEVYLQIRQHLMALPGQQLADIQEVHSHPMALLQCADFLNQHGPWRLVETEDTALSAQRIREGLRTGTAAVAGKLAAELFDLEILEKDIHSEKKNYTRFLVVDRPENAAAVEAPNKASLYFHTTHAQGSLAQVLIRIADQGINLSKLQSFPIPAKTWHYYFHADLEFDDPAQLEAALQAMKPVTEGLEVLGVYHKGTTHK, encoded by the coding sequence ATGCTTTCCACCGTCGCCATTCAGGGCTTTGAAGGTAGTTTCCACCAGATAGCTGCTCGCCACTACTTCACCCCTTCGGTCCTGACTACGCCCTGCGCCACGTTTGGGGAAGTGGTGCGGCAGGTGAGCAGCGGCACAGCCGGGCACGGACTGATGGCCATTGAAAACTCCATTGCCGGCAGCATTCTGCCCAACTACAACCTGCTGCGCCAAGCCGGCCTGCGCGTGACTGGGGAAGTGTACCTGCAGATTCGCCAGCACCTGATGGCGCTGCCCGGCCAGCAGCTGGCTGATATTCAGGAGGTGCACTCCCACCCCATGGCCCTGCTGCAGTGCGCCGACTTTCTGAACCAGCACGGCCCCTGGCGCCTGGTCGAAACGGAAGACACGGCTCTGAGTGCCCAGCGCATCCGGGAAGGACTGCGCACCGGCACCGCCGCGGTAGCCGGCAAGCTGGCCGCCGAGCTGTTCGACCTGGAGATTCTGGAAAAGGATATCCACTCTGAAAAGAAGAACTACACCCGCTTTCTGGTAGTCGACCGGCCCGAAAACGCAGCGGCCGTGGAGGCGCCCAACAAGGCCTCGCTCTACTTCCATACCACCCACGCCCAGGGCAGCCTGGCCCAGGTCCTGATCCGCATTGCCGACCAGGGCATCAACCTCTCCAAACTGCAGTCCTTCCCGATTCCGGCCAAAACCTGGCACTACTACTTCCACGCCGACCTCGAATTCGACGACCCGGCCCAGCTCGAAGCGGCTTTGCAAGCCATGAAGCCCGTGACTGAAGGCCTAGAAGTGCTGGGCGTGTATCACAAAGGCACCACGCACAAGTAA
- a CDS encoding pyridoxal phosphate-dependent aminotransferase → MQVSVASRLQHTQEYYFSRKLREIDAMNKAGAQVINLGIGSPDMPPHPRVIAALTSAAAQPNTHAYQNYKGVPALRQAMAGWYGRSYGVSLDPETEVLPLLGSKEGIIHVSMTFLEAGDEVLIPNPGYPAYRAAAHLAGATPVDYDLRAENNWLPDLEALAQRDLSRVKLMWVNYPHMPTGTPPDAAFFARLVAFTTAHNILLVHDNPYSFILNQEPAQSLLAVPGAREVVLELNSLSKSHNMAGWRVGMLLGRGDLLQEVLRFKSNLDSGMFLPVQLAAVEALSLDESWYQELNAHYAARRELVFELLDTIGCRYERNQVGLFVWAAIPAGYADGYALSDELLHAAKVFLTPGGIFGSNGNHFIRVSLCQTTQVLEAALGRIREARPQPSFTSTTV, encoded by the coding sequence ATGCAAGTCTCCGTCGCCAGCCGCCTGCAGCATACCCAGGAATACTACTTCTCCCGCAAGCTGCGCGAAATTGACGCTATGAATAAGGCCGGGGCCCAGGTTATTAACCTGGGCATCGGCAGCCCCGACATGCCGCCCCACCCGCGGGTAATTGCGGCCCTGACCTCGGCCGCCGCTCAGCCCAACACCCACGCCTACCAGAACTACAAGGGTGTACCGGCGTTGCGCCAGGCCATGGCCGGCTGGTACGGGCGCAGCTATGGCGTCAGCCTGGACCCCGAAACGGAAGTGCTGCCCCTGCTGGGCTCCAAGGAAGGCATCATCCACGTGAGCATGACCTTTCTGGAAGCCGGCGACGAAGTGCTCATTCCCAACCCCGGTTACCCGGCCTACCGCGCCGCCGCTCATCTGGCCGGCGCTACTCCGGTTGACTACGACCTGAGAGCCGAAAACAACTGGCTGCCGGACCTGGAAGCCCTGGCCCAGCGCGACTTAAGCCGGGTGAAGCTCATGTGGGTCAACTACCCCCACATGCCCACCGGCACCCCGCCCGACGCGGCGTTCTTCGCCCGGCTGGTAGCCTTCACCACGGCGCACAACATTCTGCTGGTCCACGACAACCCGTACAGTTTTATCCTGAATCAGGAGCCGGCCCAGAGCCTGCTAGCCGTGCCCGGGGCCCGGGAAGTGGTACTGGAGCTGAACTCTCTGAGCAAGTCGCACAACATGGCGGGCTGGCGCGTGGGCATGCTCCTGGGCCGCGGTGACCTGCTGCAGGAAGTGCTGCGCTTCAAGAGCAACCTCGACTCGGGCATGTTTTTGCCGGTGCAGCTGGCTGCCGTGGAAGCCCTCAGCCTCGATGAAAGCTGGTACCAGGAGCTCAACGCCCACTACGCGGCCCGCCGGGAGCTGGTCTTCGAACTCCTAGATACCATCGGCTGCCGCTACGAGCGAAACCAGGTGGGCCTGTTCGTGTGGGCCGCCATTCCGGCCGGGTACGCCGACGGCTATGCCCTGAGCGACGAGCTGCTGCACGCGGCCAAGGTCTTCCTTACCCCCGGCGGCATCTTCGGCTCCAATGGCAACCACTTTATCCGCGTCAGCCTCTGTCAAACCACCCAAGTGCTGGAAGCTGCTTTAGGCCGAATCCGGGAAGCCCGGCCGCAACCTTCTTTTACCTCCACGACTGTATGA
- a CDS encoding prephenate dehydrogenase: MKTVTIIGVGLIGGSLALSLKQHGLAEHIIGVDRSPENLRKAQDLHLINEGSTDLATAVRRADLVVVAVPMDAMLTVLPQVLDEADQQVVIDVGSTKSMLLAAVAGHPRRGRFVAVHPMAGTEYSGPEAAVPELFTDKTLVICDAEQSDADAVNQVQRLFEQLRMRIEYLDAAAHDLHTAYVSHISHITSFALALTVLEKEKEEQQIFALASGGFASTVRLAKSSPDMWVPIFRQNRVNVLDVLDEHIHQLQHLRHLIAQEDYPAVYQQIEQANLIKKILK, encoded by the coding sequence ATGAAAACTGTCACAATAATAGGCGTAGGACTCATCGGCGGCTCTTTGGCACTTAGCCTGAAGCAGCATGGCCTGGCCGAGCATATTATAGGTGTGGACCGCAGCCCTGAAAACCTCCGGAAAGCCCAGGACCTGCACCTCATCAATGAAGGCAGCACCGACCTAGCCACGGCTGTGCGCCGTGCCGACCTGGTCGTGGTGGCCGTGCCCATGGACGCCATGCTGACCGTGCTGCCCCAGGTGCTGGATGAAGCAGATCAGCAAGTAGTAATCGACGTGGGTTCCACCAAATCCATGCTGCTGGCGGCCGTGGCCGGGCACCCGCGCCGGGGCCGTTTTGTGGCGGTGCACCCCATGGCCGGCACCGAGTATTCCGGCCCCGAGGCCGCCGTGCCTGAGCTGTTTACCGACAAAACCCTGGTTATCTGCGACGCCGAGCAGAGCGACGCCGACGCCGTCAACCAGGTGCAGCGCCTCTTCGAGCAGCTTCGGATGCGCATCGAGTACCTCGACGCTGCCGCCCACGATTTGCACACGGCGTACGTGTCGCACATTTCCCACATTACCTCCTTCGCCCTGGCCCTCACGGTATTAGAGAAGGAGAAAGAGGAGCAGCAGATTTTCGCTTTGGCCAGCGGGGGCTTTGCCTCCACGGTGCGCCTGGCCAAAAGCTCGCCCGATATGTGGGTGCCCATCTTCCGACAAAACCGCGTCAACGTGCTCGACGTGCTCGACGAGCACATCCACCAGCTTCAGCACCTACGCCACCTCATTGCCCAGGAAGACTACCCCGCCGTCTACCAGCAAATTGAGCAAGCCAACCTGATTAAGAAGATTCTGAAGTAA